The Pseudodesulfovibrio sp. zrk46 genome contains a region encoding:
- a CDS encoding Hsp20/alpha crystallin family protein — MVIDFNTLYKFPSRFDRVFEEFFKSPMGDDRRLAYPPLNLSNDEDNIYVRAEVPGVALEDMELTLTDKTLVLKGERSAPEGKYYRQERPGGVFHRVINIGVPVDRDSVTATITDGVLTVTLPKAAEVKPRNIAIDVA, encoded by the coding sequence ATGGTTATCGATTTTAATACGCTTTACAAATTCCCATCTCGCTTTGACAGAGTGTTCGAAGAGTTTTTCAAGTCACCGATGGGCGACGATCGCCGACTGGCATACCCTCCGCTCAACTTGAGCAATGACGAGGACAACATTTATGTACGGGCCGAAGTCCCCGGCGTAGCCCTCGAAGACATGGAATTGACCCTCACGGACAAGACTCTTGTCCTCAAGGGTGAACGCTCCGCACCTGAAGGAAAATACTATCGTCAGGAACGTCCCGGCGGCGTTTTCCACAGAGTTATAAACATTGGTGTGCCCGTTGATCGTGACAGCGTCACCGCCACCATAACCGACGGTGTTCTGACCGTGACCCTGCCCAAGGCAGCCGAAGTCAAGCCCCGCAACATCGCCATCGACGTGGCCTAA
- a CDS encoding Hsp20/alpha crystallin family protein, protein MSELVKTEERNLTRYRPATDILEREDGFYIFMDLPGVKRENMSIDLQEGELVVTGRTSLAPSEDEHFVEMQFGDCEYVRSIAISDIVDRERIKANLDNGVLELHLPKVEKVQPKKIEIIQG, encoded by the coding sequence ATGAGCGAACTTGTCAAAACCGAAGAACGCAATTTGACCCGGTACCGTCCCGCCACCGATATCCTCGAACGTGAGGACGGATTTTACATCTTCATGGATTTGCCCGGTGTGAAACGTGAAAACATGAGCATCGATCTGCAGGAAGGCGAGCTTGTCGTCACCGGACGCACTTCTCTGGCCCCTTCCGAGGACGAGCATTTCGTGGAGATGCAGTTTGGCGACTGCGAATACGTGCGCTCCATCGCCATTTCCGACATCGTGGATCGCGAGCGCATCAAGGCCAACCTCGACAACGGCGTGCTGGAACTGCACTTGCCCAAGGTCGAAAAGGTTCAGCCCAAGAAAATTGAGATTATACAGGGGTAG
- a CDS encoding radical SAM protein, whose translation MDYEGNIIRPPSEAHSILLQVTLGCSHNKCSFCGAYTDKRFGIKSPEIVHKDILFAAKHCRRQRRLFLCDGDALILPQARLLEILADIREHLPWVLRVGTYASAKSLKSKTDEELAELRDAGIGILYMGLESGDDTILKAMNKHGDSAAIIEQGRRARQAGFKLNVTVINGLGGEERSMEHARATARALSEMDPEQIGALSLMLVPDTPLHDQYERGEFVLPDARGMLLEIREMLAGLNLTKGLFLANHASNYLPLKVRIPSGKDKALAEIDAALAGDRGLTPEWMRGL comes from the coding sequence ATGGATTACGAAGGCAACATCATCCGGCCCCCAAGCGAGGCCCACAGCATTCTGCTCCAGGTCACCCTCGGCTGCTCCCACAACAAGTGCTCGTTCTGTGGGGCATACACGGACAAGCGGTTTGGCATCAAATCGCCCGAGATCGTCCACAAGGATATTCTCTTCGCGGCCAAACACTGCCGCCGCCAACGCCGCCTGTTTCTCTGCGACGGCGATGCGCTCATCCTGCCGCAGGCCCGCCTGCTCGAAATACTGGCCGACATCCGGGAGCACCTCCCGTGGGTGCTGCGAGTAGGCACCTACGCCAGCGCCAAGAGCCTGAAATCCAAAACCGATGAAGAGCTGGCCGAACTCCGGGACGCCGGTATCGGCATCCTCTACATGGGCCTCGAATCCGGCGACGACACCATCCTCAAGGCCATGAACAAGCACGGCGACTCCGCGGCCATCATTGAGCAGGGCCGCCGCGCCCGACAGGCGGGATTCAAGCTCAACGTCACGGTCATCAACGGCCTCGGCGGCGAGGAGCGCTCCATGGAACACGCCCGCGCCACGGCCCGCGCCCTGTCCGAGATGGACCCCGAACAGATCGGCGCCCTCTCCCTCATGCTCGTGCCCGACACCCCGCTCCACGACCAATACGAGCGCGGTGAGTTCGTGCTGCCCGATGCCCGCGGCATGCTCCTCGAAATCCGCGAAATGCTCGCCGGACTCAATCTCACCAAGGGGCTCTTTCTCGCCAACCACGCCTCCAACTACCTGCCCCTCAAGGTCCGTATCCCCAGCGGCAAGGACAAGGCGCTGGCAGAGATCGACGCCGCACTGGCAGGCGACCGCGGCCTGACGCCCGAATGGATGCGGGGGCTGTAA
- a CDS encoding Trm112 family protein, with amino-acid sequence MALNRELLKLLACPKCKGKLNVVRGGKGLSCPECAVVYPVKDDIPIMLVDQAIPEKEWTGSK; translated from the coding sequence ATGGCTCTGAACAGAGAACTACTCAAACTGCTCGCCTGCCCCAAATGCAAGGGTAAGCTCAACGTCGTTCGTGGCGGTAAAGGTCTGTCCTGTCCCGAGTGTGCGGTTGTCTACCCGGTGAAGGATGACATCCCCATCATGCTGGTGGACCAGGCCATCCCTGAAAAGGAGTGGACCGGCTCCAAATAG
- a CDS encoding PAS domain-containing hybrid sensor histidine kinase/response regulator, with protein sequence MSDKLNKSTTRSYVSIDETSRALLDSAVESSFVMDVNGHILAANKAAALLMGLKSVEELENHDVYSFLPEDVAAIRREKVQDAIEKRASVRFEEEVDDRNLVHSIVPVFNPWGDVVRLAVSTLDLTELRKSDEDLRREQQRQIFFMESLPGIVYHLYPDKSIRYANRYFRKYFGSPKGKNCKEALECSKSDCNACPPMAAMEQDRAVEWDWTDSKGRTFHLQCSPMTDSAGERMIMVLGIDITARKRAEDDLQKAHDRLEDRVRQRTKELEKANSELTNKSMRLVSAMKKADAATRAKSAFLANMSHEIRTPLNAVLGMTELALRSVNESKRTNYLQRVMQAGNSLLSVINDILDFSKIEARKLTLEKIDFDLRKTLDSAMDIHRTQTSDKSLFLDNSIADDVPNVLVGDPYRLKQVLINLVSNAVKFTEQGGVSIDISLVSAPPKPKKGDEVVLEFAVTDTGVGIPKDKQKAIFKSFLQADDSVTRKHGGTGLGLSICTLLVELMQGRLRIASEEGKGSTFAFTAKFIIGDEANVARDIEATLDLESLGLSNLKVLLADDNKLNLELASTLLIEQGHNVVCVENGAQALEAVKKDRFDIILMDVQMPIMDGISATRAIRNPNSGATDPKIPIVAITAHALKGDKERFMEAGMNDYIAKPIKMTEFYSTLARAMHGADLCGDEKTGAEDAPCAVDSFNRQGALDMLGGRKDLLTRMDEIFLRDIPGELEELISYMANHDWEEAKRLAHSIKGSSRTVGAERAGAVAEQVEFFCKQKDVNSAEEELKILEAEVKTALQYITDDMQS encoded by the coding sequence ATGTCGGATAAGCTGAATAAAAGTACTACCAGATCTTATGTCTCCATCGATGAGACGTCGCGCGCCCTGTTGGATTCGGCCGTCGAATCCTCATTCGTCATGGACGTCAATGGCCACATCCTTGCCGCCAATAAGGCTGCGGCGTTACTGATGGGGCTGAAGTCCGTCGAGGAATTGGAAAACCACGATGTGTACTCCTTTTTGCCGGAGGACGTGGCCGCAATCAGACGGGAGAAGGTGCAGGACGCCATCGAAAAGAGGGCTTCTGTCCGCTTTGAAGAAGAGGTGGACGACCGCAATCTGGTGCACTCCATCGTGCCGGTCTTCAACCCATGGGGCGACGTGGTCCGGCTGGCCGTATCCACCCTTGATCTGACCGAGTTGCGCAAGTCCGATGAGGATTTGCGTCGCGAGCAGCAGCGTCAGATTTTCTTCATGGAATCTCTGCCCGGTATTGTCTACCACCTGTATCCGGACAAGAGCATCCGGTACGCCAACAGATATTTCCGTAAGTATTTCGGCAGCCCCAAGGGCAAGAATTGCAAGGAAGCCCTGGAGTGCTCCAAGTCTGACTGCAACGCCTGTCCGCCCATGGCCGCCATGGAACAGGACCGGGCCGTGGAGTGGGACTGGACCGACAGCAAGGGCCGGACCTTCCATTTGCAGTGCAGCCCCATGACCGACTCGGCCGGCGAGCGCATGATCATGGTGCTCGGTATCGACATCACGGCCAGAAAGAGGGCTGAGGATGATCTGCAAAAGGCGCACGACAGATTGGAAGACCGTGTTCGTCAGCGCACCAAGGAGCTGGAAAAGGCCAACTCCGAGCTGACCAACAAGTCCATGCGGCTGGTTTCGGCCATGAAGAAGGCGGACGCGGCTACCCGCGCCAAGTCGGCGTTTCTGGCCAACATGAGCCATGAAATCCGCACCCCGCTCAATGCGGTGCTCGGCATGACCGAGCTCGCCCTGCGTTCCGTCAACGAGAGCAAGCGCACCAATTATCTCCAGCGGGTCATGCAGGCGGGCAACTCCCTCCTGTCCGTCATCAACGACATCCTTGATTTCTCCAAGATCGAGGCGCGCAAGCTCACGCTGGAGAAGATCGACTTCGACCTGCGCAAGACACTGGATTCCGCCATGGACATTCACCGTACGCAGACGTCGGACAAGTCGCTCTTCCTCGATAATTCCATTGCCGACGACGTGCCCAATGTACTGGTTGGCGACCCCTACCGGCTCAAGCAGGTGCTCATCAATCTGGTGTCCAACGCGGTCAAGTTCACGGAACAGGGCGGCGTGTCCATCGATATCTCTCTGGTTTCCGCCCCACCCAAGCCCAAGAAGGGTGATGAGGTGGTGCTGGAATTCGCTGTCACCGATACCGGTGTCGGTATTCCCAAGGATAAGCAGAAGGCGATCTTCAAGTCCTTCTTGCAGGCCGACGACTCCGTGACCCGCAAGCACGGCGGCACCGGACTAGGGTTGTCCATCTGTACGCTGCTGGTCGAGTTGATGCAGGGCCGCCTCCGCATCGCCAGCGAAGAGGGCAAGGGCAGCACTTTCGCCTTTACCGCCAAGTTCATCATTGGTGACGAAGCCAACGTTGCCCGTGATATTGAAGCGACGCTGGATCTGGAGTCCCTCGGCCTCTCCAACCTCAAGGTGCTGCTGGCCGACGACAACAAGCTCAATCTGGAGCTGGCGTCCACCCTGCTCATCGAACAGGGACACAACGTGGTCTGCGTGGAGAACGGCGCTCAGGCGCTGGAGGCCGTGAAGAAGGACCGGTTCGATATCATCCTCATGGATGTGCAGATGCCGATCATGGACGGTATATCCGCCACTCGCGCCATCCGTAATCCCAACTCCGGCGCGACGGATCCCAAGATTCCCATCGTGGCTATCACCGCCCACGCCCTCAAGGGCGACAAGGAGCGGTTCATGGAAGCGGGCATGAACGATTACATCGCCAAGCCCATTAAGATGACTGAGTTCTATTCCACGCTGGCCCGGGCGATGCACGGCGCTGACCTGTGCGGCGACGAGAAGACCGGTGCGGAAGATGCTCCCTGTGCTGTCGACAGCTTCAACCGTCAGGGCGCACTGGATATGCTCGGGGGACGAAAGGACCTGTTGACCCGCATGGATGAGATTTTTCTGCGTGACATTCCGGGAGAATTAGAGGAATTGATTTCGTATATGGCAAACCATGATTGGGAAGAGGCCAAACGTCTCGCCCACTCCATCAAGGGCTCGTCCAGAACCGTAGGCGCAGAGCGCGCCGGAGCCGTGGCCGAGCAGGTGGAATTTTTCTGTAAACAAAAAGATGTGAATTCAGCCGAAGAGGAGCTTAAAATCCTTGAAGCTGAAGTGAAAACCGCGCTACAGTATATAACTGACGATATGCAGTCATAG